In Triticum aestivum cultivar Chinese Spring chromosome 5B, IWGSC CS RefSeq v2.1, whole genome shotgun sequence, the following proteins share a genomic window:
- the LOC123112533 gene encoding fasciclin-like arabinogalactan protein 2: MEARRRTLLVALAVLALAAAAEGYNITKILAAYPEYSQFNKLLTQTRLAQDINKRRTITVLVVANGDMGSLAGGGRTLQTIRHMLQIHVLVDYYGGKKLHQLAHGVTACSSMFQESGAAPGMSGYVNITQHRGGKVTFTAEDAEDSAPSSAFVKSVKEIPYDLAVLQISKVLASPEAEAPVAAPAPVNITELLSKKYCKSFAGLLAADADAYSTINATKDNGLTLFCPVDSAVASFMPKYKNLTAKGRTAILLYHAVPDYYSLQLLTSNSGKVSTLATSNVAKKDYSFDVEKDGETAELDTKVNSASVTYTIKDDDPLAVYAISKFLQPKELYKIAKDIAPAPAPEAPKKKKTTKKKPSAAASPSDDDDDSTADSPDDSSSDDATADKDGAAPSAVAGWVTAAVAVASALALAA, encoded by the exons atggaggcgcggcggcggacgttgctGGTGGCGCTGGCGGTGCtggccctggcggcggcggcggaggggtacAACATCACCAAGATCCTGGCGGCGTACCCGGAGTACTCGCAGTTCAACAAGCTGCTGACGCAGACGCGGCTGGCGCAGGACATCAACAAGCGCCGCACCATCACCGTGCTCGTCGTGGCCAACGGCGACATGGGCAGCCTCGCCGGCGGGGGCCGCACGCTGCAGACCATCCGCCACATGCTCCAGATTCACGTCCTCGTCGACTACTACGGCGGCAAGAAGCTCCACCAGCTCGCGCACGGCGTCACCGCATGCTCCTCCATGTTCCAG GAGTCCGGCGCGGCCCCCGGCATGTCCGGGTACGTGAACATCACGCAGCACCGGGGCGGCAAGGTGACGTTCACGGCGGAGGACGCGGAGGACAGCGCGCCGTCCTCCGCCTTCGTCAAGTCCGTCAAGGAGATCCCCTACGACCTGGCGGTGCTCCAGATCAGCAAGGTGCTGGCCTCGCCGGAGGCCGAGGCGCCCGTGGCGGCGCCGGCGCCCGTCAACATCACCGAGCTGCTCTCCAAGAAGTACTGCAAGAGCTTCGCGGGCCTGCtggccgccgacgccgacgcctaCAGCACCATCAACGCCACCAAGGACAACGGGCTCACCCTCTTCTGCCCCGTCGACTCCGCCGTCGCCTCCTTCATGCCCAAGTACAAGAACCTGACGGCCAAGGGCCGGACGGCCATCCTGCTCTACCACGCCGTGCCGGACTACTACTCGCTGCAGCTGCTCACCTCCAACAGCGGCAAGGTGAGCACGCTCGCCACCTCCAACGTCGCCAAGAAGGACTACAGCTTCGACGTGGAGAAGGACGGCGAGACCGCGGAGCTCGACACCAAGGTGAACTCGGCGTCGGTCACCTACACCATCAAGGACGACGACCCGCTCGCCGTCTACGCCATCTCCAAGTTCCTGCAGCCCAAGGAGCTGTACAAGATCGCCAAGGACATCGCCCCCGCGCCGGCgcccgaggcccccaagaagaagaagaccaccaaGAAGAAGCCCTCCGCGGCCGCCTCGCcctcggacgacgacgacgactccaCCGCGGACTCGCCCGACGACTCCTCGTCTGACGACGCCACCGCCGACAAGGACGGCGCCGCGCCGTCCGCGGTCGCCGGGTGGGTGACGGCCGCGGTGGCCGTGGCCTCGGCGCTGGCATTGGCAGCTTAA